Within the [Enterobacter] lignolyticus SCF1 genome, the region GGGTAGCAGTCATGCTATCTGTCAATTTCGTGAAACGTCTTAACTGAAGAGTAATTTATGGCGGCAATCAAGCCTGCATTTAATCCCCCGAGCAAAAAGGGCGACCTCCTTTTCGGCGCGCTGGTAAAACTGGCTGCGCTGATTGTGCTATTTATGCTCGGCGGCATTATCGTCTCCCTGATTTTCTCCTCCTGGCCTAGCATCCAGAAGTTCGGTTTCTCCTTCCTGTGGACGAAAGAGTGGGATGCGCCGAATGATATCTACGGTGCGCTGGTACCTATCTACGGTACTCTGGTGACCTCATTGATTGCTCTGCTGATCGCCGTTCCGGTGAGTTTCGGCATTGCGCTGTTTTTGACGGAGCTGGCGCCAAACTGGCTGAAACGTCCGCTGGGTATTGCGATTGAGCTGCTGGCGGCCATTCCGAGCATCGTTTACGGCATGTGGGGCCTGTTTATTTTTGCTCCGCTGTTTGCCACCTATTTTCAGGAACCGGTCGGGAATGTGCTGTCGGCCATTCCGATTGTTGGCACCCTGTTCTCCGGCCCGGCGTTTGGTATCGGCCTGCTGGCCGCTGGCGTGATCCTCGCCATTATGATCATTCCGTACATCGCCGCCGTTATGCGCGACGTGTTCGAACAAACCCCGGTGATGATGAAAGAGTCGGCCTACGGCATCGGCTGCACCACCTGGGAAGTTATCTGGCGCATCGTGCTGCCGTTTACTAAAAACGGCGTGATTGGCGGCGTGATGCTCGGCCTTGGCCGCGCGCTGGGTGAAACCATGGCGGTCACCTTTATCATCGGTAATACCTACCAGCTCGACAGCGCCTCGCTGTATATGCCGGGCAACAGCATTACCTCGGCGCTGGCCAACGAGTTTGCCGAAGCTGAATCAGGCCTCCACGTTGCGGCGCTGATGGAACTGGGCTTAATCCTGTTCGTGATCACCTTTATCGTCCTGGCGATTTCTAAACTGATGATCCTGCGCCTCGCGAA harbors:
- the pstC gene encoding phosphate ABC transporter permease PstC, with the protein product MAAIKPAFNPPSKKGDLLFGALVKLAALIVLFMLGGIIVSLIFSSWPSIQKFGFSFLWTKEWDAPNDIYGALVPIYGTLVTSLIALLIAVPVSFGIALFLTELAPNWLKRPLGIAIELLAAIPSIVYGMWGLFIFAPLFATYFQEPVGNVLSAIPIVGTLFSGPAFGIGLLAAGVILAIMIIPYIAAVMRDVFEQTPVMMKESAYGIGCTTWEVIWRIVLPFTKNGVIGGVMLGLGRALGETMAVTFIIGNTYQLDSASLYMPGNSITSALANEFAEAESGLHVAALMELGLILFVITFIVLAISKLMILRLAKNEGAR